Proteins encoded by one window of Vitis vinifera cultivar Pinot Noir 40024 chromosome 10, ASM3070453v1:
- the LOC132254492 gene encoding glutamate receptor 2.9-like → MDVPEAFHHGNVGSHRCPLDLHHVHSLGTGSYQSNNPAFRGPWKSQLGTALWFTFSSLFFAHRETIRSNITRVVIVVWLFVVFVLTSSYTASLSSMLTVRRLEPNVMDIEWLKATRSVVGCDGAAFTREYLENVFKFEGADIKNISNQYQYPGEFQSGNMSAAFLQLPYAKVFTSQFCKNYTAGQPLNRFGGLVFVSSNWNSSPFAFSKIFCNFS, encoded by the exons ATGGATGTTCCTGAAGCCTTTCACCATGGAAATGTGGGTAGTCACAGGTGCCCTCTTGATCTACACCATGTTCATAGTTTGGGTACTGGATCGTACCAATCCAATAATCCAGCATTCAGAGGCCCATGGAAGAGTCAGCTCGGGACTGCTCTTTGGTTCaccttctcttctcttttctttgctCATA GGGAGACAATTCGTAGCAATATTACTCGAGTAGTGATAGTGGTGTGGCTGTTTGTAGTCTTCGTTTTAACCTCGAGCTACACTGCTAGTCTCTCTTCAATGCTCACTGTCCGACGACTTGAACCCAATGTGATGGATATCGAATGGCTAAAAGCTACTAGGTCTGTGGTTGGTTGTGATGGTGCTGCATTTACGAGGGAATACTTAGAGAACGTGTTTAAATTCGAAGGAGCTGATATCAAGAATATTAGCAACCAATACCAATATCCTGGCGAATTCCAGAGTGGGAACATGTCAGCTGCCTTTCTTCAACTTCCTTATGCAAAAGTTTTCACCAGCCAGTTCTGCAAGAATTACACTGCCGGCCAACCCCTCAACAGATTTGGAGGATTAGTCTTTGTGAGTAGTAACTGGAACTCTTCCCCATTTGCATTCTCTAAAATTTTCTGCAACTTCTCTTAA
- the LOC100245259 gene encoding glutamate receptor 2.7: MNILLVNLYLFKLRRISFKALIACWLLRAEMPSPLNSPTPCFIYFSLTSILLIVCHLGYITGTAVDDNSTIIGAIIDANSRKGKEEITAIKIAVDKFNNNSKNHKLSLISRNFTGELYGAALTAEELIKEKKVQVIVGMDTWQQAALAAEIGNQAQVPVLSLAAAASVRPSRQLGRSTLIQMGTNVSEQIRCIAAIVHSYHWRRVIAIYEDDAYGGNAEMLTILSEALQRVGSEIEYHLPLPPISSLSDPRGAVHQELLKLLSTQSRVFIVLQSSLPMATQLFQEARRMDFMGKDSAWIITDSISSFLDSMDTSVISYMEGALGIKSYYSQSKSNRPFQEFSAQFQKNFKSEYPEEDNAQPGIHALRAYDSIAVITRALERLASDDTNTPKMLLKNILSSNFSGLSGNIIFEGGDLSNSNSLPFRIINVVRTNYKELDCWTQDLDNPLNREGGDKNCGRNTTKVLDGPVIWPGYLKRVPKGWEMPTVAKPLKIGIPANTTFKNYVKVDVDQIEPEKKYTGFCIDIFHEVLKILEQNYSLPYEFHPVVGTYDELVDCVYNKTYDAVVGDVTILATRSKKVEFTVPYAESGLVIVQVTSEEPHKAWMFLKTFTWETWVVTGALLIYTMFIVWVLEYQSNNPAFRGPWRSQLGTALWFTFSSLFFAHRETIRSNITRVVIVVWLFVVFVLTSSYTASLSSMLTVQRLDSNVMDIEWLKATRSVVGCNGASFVRQYLENVFNFEGAHIKNICNQNQYHGEFQSGNISAAVLGLPHAKILTSQFCKNYTAGQPLNRFGGLGFAFQKGSPLATDVSEAILTISEKRILKELEDKWFPRSAECSATTNDELSLGNFWALYLLCGATSTLCFLLFFLRLLIDFKRHQASRSDANPSDESVWMKTVQLVHFFHNGQTEFPNERLSNLSPHPTGDEWISTRWPTVSRFDTHGASGRLSSYSDYELKVTSSDVLEPPETCPPTVSIHT, from the exons ATGAATATTCTACTTgtgaatttatatttatttaagctTAGAAGAATCTCCTTTAAGGCACTAATTGCTTGCTGGTTGCTAAGAGCAGAAATGCCCTCCCCACTGAATTCTCCAACACCATGTTTCATCTACTTTTCACTTACCTCCATTCTTTTAATTGTCTGCCATCTTGGATACATCACCGGCACAGCAGTAGATGACAACTCCACCATCATTGGGGCAATCATTGATGCTAATTCTCGTAAAGGTAAAGAGGAAATAACCGCCATCAAGATAGCTGTGGATAAGTTCAATAACAATTCCAAGAATCATAAGCTCTCTCTTATCTCCCGGAACTTCACCGGAGAACTCTATGGGGCAGCCTTAACAG CTGAAGAACTGATTAAAGAGAAGAAAGTGCAAGTGATTGTGGGCATGGATACATGGCAGCAAGCAGCTTTAGCTGCTGAAATCGGAAACCAAGCTCAAGTACCAGTTCTTTCATTGGCGGCAGCCGCGAGTGTCCGGCCATCGAGGCAGCTTGGAAGGTCCACCCTGATACAAATGGGCACCAATGTTTCTGAACAAATAAGGTGCATTGCAGCTATCGTTCACTCCTATCACTGGCGAAGAGTCATCGCAATCTATGAAGATGATGCGTACGGTGGGAACGCTGAGATGTTAACTATTTTATCTGAAGCTCTTCAAAGAGTTGGCTCGGAGATTGAGTACCATTTGCCTCTTCCTCCCATATCATCTCTATCTGATCCAAGAGGAGCTGTCCATCAAGAGCTCTTGAAGCTTCTGAGCACACAATCCAGGGTTTTCATTGTTCTTCAATCGTCTTTACCAATGGCTACCCAATTGTTCCAAGAAGCAAGGCGGATGGATTTTATGGGGAAAGACTCAGCCTGGATAATTACAGATAGCATTTCAAGCTTCCTGGATTCCATGGACACCTCCGTTATCTCCTATATGGAAGGGGCTCTAGGAATCAAGTCCTACTATTCCCAATCCAAATCCAATAGGCCCTTCCAAGAATTCTCTGCCCAGTTtcagaaaaattttaaatctgaATACCCAGAGGAAGACAACGCCCAGCCAGGAATTCATGCACTACGAGCATATGATAGCATTGCTGTCATCACACGGGCCCTAGAGAGATTAGCTAGTGATGATACTAATACTCCAAAAatgttgttaaaaaatatattatcaagCAACTTCAGTGGTTTAAGTggcaatattatttttgaagggGGTGATCTATCAAATTCAAATTCGTTGCCGTTCAGGATTATAAACGTTGTTAGAACGAACTACAAGGAGCTTGACTGTTGGACGCAGGACTTGGACAACCCTCTCAACAGAGAAGGTGGAGACAAAAATTGCGGTAGAAACACCACGAAGGTTTTGGATGGTCCAGTGATTTGGCCAGGGTACCTAAAACGTGTCCCCAAGGGATGGGAAATGCCCACTGTTGCAAAACCATTGAAGATTGGAATTCCAGCTAACaccacttttaaaaattatgtgaAGGTGGACGtagatcaaatcgagcctgaaaaaaaatatactgGTTTCTGTATTGATATTTTCCACGAGGTGTTAAAAATTTTGGAGCAAAATTACTCTCTACCCTACGAGTTCCATCCAGTTGTTGGCACATACGATGAGCTGGTTGATTGTGTTTACAACAAG ACCTATGATGCTGTGGTTGGGGATGTGACAATACTTGCCACCCGTTCAAAAAAAGTGGAATTCACAGTGCCATATGCTGAGTCGGGATTGGTGATAGTACAAGTAACGTCTGAAGAACCTCACAAGGCATGGATGTTCCTGAAGACTTTCACCTGGGAAACGTGGGTAGTCACAGGTGCCCTCTTGATCTACACCATGTTCATAGTTTGGGTACTGGAGTACCAATCCAATAATCCGGCATTCAGAGGCCCATGGAGGAGTCAGCTTGGGACTGCTCTTTGGTTCaccttctcttctcttttctttgctCATA GGGAGACAATTCGTAGCAATATTACTCGAGTAGTGATAGTGGTGTGGCTGTTTGTAGTCTTCGTTTTAACCTCGAGCTACACTGCTAGTCTCTCTTCCATGCTCACTGTCCAACGACTTGATTCCAATGTGATGGATATCGAATGGCTAAAAGCTACTAGGTCTGTGGTTGGTTGTAATGGTGCTTCATTTGTGAGGCAATACTTAGAGAACGTGTTTAATTTCGAAGGAGCTCATATCAAGAATATTTGCAACCAAAACCAATATCATGGCGAATTCCAGAGTGGGAACATCTCAGCTGCCGTTCTTGGCCttcctcatgcaaaaattcTCACTAGTCAGTTCTGCAAGAATTACACTGCCGGTCAACCCCTCAACAGATTCGGAGGATTAGGCTTT GCCTTTCAGAAAGGCTCTCCACTAGCTACTGACGTCTCTGAAGCCATCCTAACCATATCTGAGAAGAGGATTCTAAAAGAATTAGAAGATAAATGGTTTCCTCGTTCTGCCGAGTGTTCAGCCACCACAAATGATGAACTGAGCCTCGGGAACTTCTGGGCTCTCTACCTTTTATGCGGCGCCACTTCCACTCTCTGCTTTCTACTGTTCTTCCTTCGCCTGCTCATCGATTTCAAACGTCACCAGGCATCCAGAAGTGATGCAAACCCAAGTGATGAAAGTGTCTGGATGAAGACTGTTCAATTAGTGCATTTCTTTCATAATGGACAAACTGAGTTTCCTAATGAAAGACTGTCAAATTTGTCTCCCCATCCCACTGGAGATGAATGGATCTCTACAAGGTGGCCAACAGTGAGCCGTTTTGATACCCACGGAGCCTCCGGACGTCTTTCCAGCTACAGTGACTATGAACTCAAGGTGACCTCTTCTGATGTGCTGGAGCCTCCTGAGACCTGTCCCCCTACTGTATCCATACACACTTGA
- the LOC100250383 gene encoding glutamate receptor 2.7: protein MTAMKIAVDKFNNNSKNHKHSIISRDFTGELNRAALIAEELIKEKKVQVIVGMDTWQQAALAAEIGNQAQVPVLSLAASASVRPSRQLGRPTLVQMGTNVSEQIRCISAIVYSYHWRSVITIYEDDAYGGNAELLTILSEALQGVGSEIEYHLSLPPISSLSDPRGAVHQELLKLLSTQSRVFIVLQSSLPMAIHLFQEARRMDFMGKDSAWIVTDSISSFLDSMDTSVIPYMEGALGIKSCYSKSNRPFQEFSAQFQKNFKSEYPKEDNGQPGIHALRAYDGIAVITWALERLVGDTDTPKMLLKNILSSNFSGLSGTINFSNSNSLPFRIINFVGKGYKDLDFWTQDLDNPFSREGGDKNSGRNTTRILEGPVIWPGYLKRVPKGWEMPTDPKPLKIGIPANGTFKNFVEVGEAQIEPEKKYTGFCIDIFREVVKILEQNYSLPYKFHPFFGTYDELVEYCVYNKVFVL, encoded by the exons ATGACGGCCATGAAGATAGCCGTGGACAAGTTCAATAATAATTCCAAGAATCATAAGCACTCTATTATCTCCCGGGACTTCACCGGCGAACTCAACCGGGCGGCTTTAATAG CTGAAGAACTGATTAAAGAGAAGAAAGTGCAAGTGATTGTGGGCATGGATACATGGCAGCAAGCAGCTTTAGCTGCTGAAATCGGAAACCAAGCTCAAGTACCAGTTCTTTCATTGGCTGCATCTGCGAGTGTCCGGCCGTCGAGGCAGCTTGGAAGGCCCACCCTGGTACAAATGGGCACCAATGTTTCTGAACAAATAAGGTGCATTTCAGCTATCGTTTACTCCTATCACTGGCGAAGTGTCATCACAATCTATGAAGATGATGCGTACGGTGGCAACGCTGAGTTGTTAACTATTTTATCTGAAGCTCTTCAAGGAGTTGGATCGGAGATCGAGTACCATTTGTCTCTTCCTCCCATATCATCTCTATCTGATCCAAGAGGAGCTGTCCATCAAGAGCTCTTGAAGCTTCTGAGCACACAATCCAGGGTTTTCATTGTTCTTCAATCATCATTACCGATGGCTATCCATTTGTTCCAAGAAGCAAGGCGGATGGATTTTATGGGGAAAGACTCAGCCTGGATAGTTACAGATAGCATTTCAAGCTTCCTGGATTCCATGGACACCTCTGTTATCCCCTATATGGAAGGGGCTCTAGGAATCAAGTCCTGCTATTCCAAATCCAATAGGCCCTTCCAAGAATTCTCTGCCCAGTTtcagaaaaattttaaatctgaATATCCAAAGGAAGACAACGGCCAGCCAGGAATTCATGCACTACGAGCATATGATGGCATTGCTGTCATCACATGGGCCCTGGAGAGATTAGTTGGTGATACTGATACTCCAAAAatgttgttaaaaaatatattatcaagCAACTTTAGTGGTTTAAGTGGaacaattaatttttcaaattcaaattcgtTGCCATTCAGGATTATAAACTTTGTTGGAAAAGGCTACAAGGATCTTGACTTTTGGACACAGGACTTGGACAACCCTTTCAGCAGAGAAGGTGGAGACAAAAATAGCGGTAGAAACACCACAAGGATTTTGGAGGGTCCAGTGATTTGGCCAGGGTACCTAAAACGTGTCCCCAAGGGATGGGAAATGCCCACTGATCCAAAACCATTGAAGATTGGAATTCCAGCTAACggcacttttaaaaattttgtggAGGTGGGCGAAGCTCAAATCGAGcctgaaaaaaaatatactgGTTTCTGTATTGATATTTTCCGAGAGGTGGTAAAAATTCTGGAGCAAAATTACTCTCTACCCTACAAGTTCCATCCATTTTTTGGCACATATGACGAGCTGGTTGAATATTGTGTTTATAACAAG GTGTTTGTGTTGTGA